Part of the Actinomycetota bacterium genome, GGTACCGAGGCCGTAACGCTGATGACGCTGCACACGGCCAAGGGTCTCGAGTTTCCGGTGATCTTCCTGATCGGCATGGACGACGGCGTGTTTCCGCATGCCCGATCGCTGAGTGACCCGGACCAGCTCGAGGAGGAACGCAGGCTCTGTTATGTGGGCATCACCCGTGCGAAGGACCGTCTGTTCGTCACGAACGCCTGGAGTCGGATGCTGTGGGGCGGGACGAACTACAACCCGCCGAGCCGGTTCCTGACCGAGATCCCCGACTCACTGACCGAGACGATCAAGCGGGGCCGGCGGCGGCCTGATCGAAAGCAGATCAGGCCTCGTGAGACGGTCGGCGTGCTCGATCTCGTGATCGGCGACCGGGTCTGCCACGACAAGTGGGGGTCGGGGACGGTGCGGCGAATCGTCGGCTCCGGTGACCGGGCAGAAGCGACGGTCGCCTTCGACGGGATGGGCGAGAAGCGCCTGCTGCTCGCCTGGGCGCCGCTGAAGAAGGAGTAACCGGTTTTCTCGTCAATGGGAGCGTCGATATGCGACGCCGGCATTGACAGGAAAACACCCTCCCCTTTTCTCGTCAATGGGAGCGTCGGTATGCGACGCCTGCATTGACAGGAAAACGGGCTAGGAGGCCGGCGCCGACCGTTTCTCGTCGATCGAGGCGAGGAGCTTGTGATAGGCGTCGGCAAACTTGCGCACGCCCTCGTCCTCGAGAACCTGTACCACGTCCTCGTAGTCGATACCGACCGTCGCGAGCTGATCGAGCGTCTTGACGGCAGCGGCGATATCGGTGCTCGTGAACACCTTGGGATCGGGGTTGCCGTGGTCCTGGTACGCCTCGATCGTGGAGATGGGCACGGTGTTGACCGTATTCGGGGCGACGAGATCTTCCACGTACATGACATCGCTGTAGGCGGGATTCTTGGTCGAGGTGCTTGCCCAGAGCGGACGCTGGATGTGGGCACCCTTGGCCACGAGCGCCTGCCAGCGATCTCCCGAGAATGTCTCGAGGAACGCGCCGTACGCGGCCCGGGCATTGGCGATCGCAGCCTTGCCGCGCAGCGCCAGGGCGTCATCGGTTCCGATGCCCTCGAGCCGTTTGTCGACCTCGGTATCGACCCGGGACACGAAGAACGATGCCACCGACGCGACACGCGACACATCGCCACCGACGGCGACAAGGCCCTCGAGGCCGCCCAGGTATGCCTCCGCAACCTCCCCGTATCGATCGAGGGCGAAGATCAGGGTCACGTTGACGGAGATTCCTTCTGCGATCAGTTTCCGGACGGCGGGGATGCCTTCGACGGTCGCGGGCACCTTGATCAGCAGATTCGGGCGGTCGACCCGCTTCACCCACCCGCGCGCCTCGGCGACCGTTGCAGTGGTGTCGTGGGCCAGGTCCGGTGACACTTCGACCGACACGTATCCATCGACACCGTCGGTGCGGTCGAACACGGGACGCATCACATCGCAGGCGGCCTGGATGTCGCCGGTGACGAGGGCCGTGTAGATCTCGTCGGTCGATGCACCACGACCGGCCATGTCACCAAGCGGTCCGTCGTAGTCGGCCGATCCTATGATCGCCGCGGCGAAGATCGACGGATTGGAGGTGACGCCGGTGATCGCGTCGTCGTCCATCATTCGTGGCAGGCCGGTGGGTTTGAGGAGCTCTTGGGATATGGAGTCGAGCCAGATGCTCTGACCCTGGGCGGCGACGGCGTGCAGACGTGATGACATGATGGCTCCGGATCGGTCGTGTTGGTCCAACGGTAGCGGGCCACCGCTTGTTCCATGCGTGTGCGGGGTATCGATTGAGGTGCTCGGCGACCCGGTCCTGCACGTCGTCGAACCGTTCGGCGATCCAATCGACAGGTGCCGGGCCCGGGTCGCCTCGGTCGATTCCATCCTCGAGGATCGAGTCTCATGGCCGGCTCTGGTCCGGTTCGTATGCCAAACCGTGGTCTAAACTGTTAGGGAAAGGCCAAACCGTTGAACAACCTCGCCGTCGTCACCGGAGCATCCGGTCATCTGGGCGCCAACCTCGTTCGGCGCCTTGTCGCCGATGGGCGCCCGGTTCGGGTGGTGCTGCTTCCGGACGATCCCGCTCCGGCTCTCGCAGGACTCGACATCGAACGTGTCACGGGCGACGTACTCGATGAGGAGTCGCTGCGCCAGGTGTTCCGAGGCGCCGGCACGGTCTTTCACTTGGCAGGCATCATCTCCATCGAGGGCGGCTACGGTGGCAAAGTCGTCGCCGTGAACGTCGGAGGAGTCCGCAACGCCGCGGAAGCCGCCCTGGCCGAAGGGGTGAATCGATTCGTGCACTGCTCGTCCATTCACGCGTTCGACCCGCTGCCGCTGCGCCGAGCCGTCGACGAGCGCCGCGCCCGTCCCTCGAACGGCGGGCGTGCCGCCTACGACCGATCGAAGGCAGCCGGTGAGATCGAGTTACGCAAGGTGGTCGAACGAGGTCTCGATGCCGTGACCATCAATCCGACCGGCGTGATCGGGCCGTACGACTTCCAGCCGTCGCGCATGGGCCGAGTCCTGCTGATGTTGCGAGCCGGGCGGCTGCCGGTCCTTCCCGACGGCGGGTTCAACTGGGTGGACGTGCGCGACGTCGCCGAGGCGCTGCTGCTCGGCGAGACAAAAGGGAGATCTGGCGAGTCCTACATCGCGGCCGGCCACTGGCAGTCGATGCGCGAGCTCGCGGAGCTGGTCGCCGCGGTGACCGGAGCGCGCCTTCCGCCGGTCATCCCGATGGGTATCGCCAGATTCGGCGCTCCCCTCGTCGGATTCGTCGATCACCGCCTGGGGAGGAACCCATTGTTCACCTCGGAGTCGGTCCGGGCCCTGCGCACCTACCGTCACATCGACCACGCCAAGGCGACGAGGACGCTCGGGTACATGCCTCGTCCGACTCGCGACACGATCGAAGACGTCTTCCGCTGGTTCGCGGAGGCGGGTGTGATCGAACGCGTGGGGGCGCCGAAGCTCAGTGCCCGGGCGTCCCTGCGAGCGTGGTGGAGGAGTGTCGGCCACGAGCGAGCCCGCCGACAGTCGGTGTGAGCTGTCACTTTCACCGATCACAATGCGGGGCTCGGGGCGTCATGCAGTAACCTTCGGTTCGCAATGCCACGCAGGATCCTGATCGCAAAGCCCGGCCTCGACGGGCACGACCGGGGGGCCAAGGTGATCGCTCGGGCGCTTCGCGATGCCGGCAACGAAGTGATCTACTCGGGTCTGCACCAGACTCCCGAGCAGATCGTCGATACCGCCATCCAGGAAGACGTCGACGCGATCGGTTTGTCGGTCCTCAGCGGTGCCCACATGACGCTGTTTCCACGCGTCGTGCAACTTCTCGCCGAGCAGGGTATCCACGACATCGTTGTGTTCGGTGGCGGCATCATCCCCGATGATGACATCGCCAAGCTGAAAGACGCCGGTCTGTCCGGCATCTTCACACCGGGCACACCGCTGTCCGAGATCACCGACTGGGTAGCGAGCAACATACAAGAACACTGACGAGGAGAGATTCGTGGACCTTCTGGAATACCAGGGGAAGTCCTTGTTCGCCCGCATCGGGGTACCCGTCCCCGATGGCCGGGCGGCCACCACCGCCGAGGAGGCACGGGATGCCGCCCGTGAGCTCGGCGGAACCGTGGTGGTCAAGGCGCAGGTGCAGGTAGGCGGACGAGGCAAGGCAGGCGGTATCAAGCTTGCCGAGACTCCCGATGAGGCGTATGAGCGGGCCGAGAAGATCCTCGGCATGGACATCAAAGGTCACACCGTCCATCGTGTGTGGATCGAACGAGCTTCGAAGATCAAGGCCGAGTACTACGCGTCGTTCACGCTGGACCGTTCGGCCAAGAAGCATCTCGGGATGATCAGCGCCAAGGGTGGCGTGGAGATCGAGCAGGTCGCTGCCACCGAACCGGACGCGGTCGTCAAAGTGCACATCGACCCGGTCATGGGTCTGCCGAATTGGCTTGCCACCGAGATGGTCTACCGCGCCAAACTCGACCCGGGGGCCGCCCGCGGTGCCATTGCCTTGTTGAAGAAGCTCTACCAGGCGTTCGTCGAGTTCGACTGTGATCTCGTTGAAGTCAATCCGATGATTCTGACAGAGGATGGCGAGGTGATGGCGCTCGACGCGAAGGTGACGCTCGACGAGAACGGCTTCTTTCGACACAAGGATTTTCCGGCGTTCGCCAAGGAGCACGTCATCCCGCCGGTCGAGCGAATGGCGAAGGAACGCGGGTTGAACTTCATCAAGCTCGACGGTGATGTGGGCATCATCGGCAACGGCGCCGGTCTCGTGATGTCGACTCTCGACGTCGTGTCGCTCGTCGGCGGCAAGGCTGCGAACTTCCTCGACGTCGGTGGCGGTGCAGGTGCCGACACGATCACGAACGCCCTCGAAGTCCTCATGGAGGACGCGTCGGTCAAGATCGTGTTGATCAACATCTTCGGTGGGATCACCCGCTGTGACCTCGTCGCCCAGGGTGTCCTCGAAGCGTTCGAGAGGCTCGATCTTCCGTGGCCGATCGTTGTCCGTCTCGACGGGACGAACGCCGAAGAAGGGCGAAAGATCCTTGGCAGAGTGCAGTCCGACAAGCTCGTTCCCGCGGCGACGATGCGGGAGGCAGCCGAGAAAGCCGTGCAACTCGCAGGCGGGGAGGTGGGCTGATGGCGATCATCATCGATGAAAGCACCAAGGTCGTCGTGCAGGGTCTGACCGGCAAGGAAGGTCAGTTCCACGCGCTACGCAACCGTGACTATGGGACGAATGTGGTCGCCGGAACCCGCCCCGGCAAGGGCGGCGAGGAAGTGTCCGGCATCCCGATCTTCGACACCGTGTCCCAGGCCGTTGAGGCAACGGGTGCGAACACGTCGTTGATCTTCGTTCCGCCGCCGTTCGCTGCAGACGCCGTCCTCGAGGCCGCCGCTGCGGGCGTGGATGTGATCGTGTGTATCACCGAAGGCATTCCCGCCCAGGACGAGGCAAAGGTCTTCAACTATCTGAAGGAGACGATGCCGGACACGATGTTGATCGGTCCGAACTGCCCCGGGCTCATCTCACCTGGGAAGTCGAACGTCGGCATCATGCCCGATTCGATCACCGCGCCAGGGAACATCGGAGTCGTGTCGCGTTCCGGCACGCTCACGTACCAGGCGGTGCATGAGCTCACAACGCACGGGCTCGGCCAGACGACCTGCATCGGCATCGGAGGAGACCCGGTGCCCGGCACGACGTTCATCGATGTCCTGGCCCTGTTCCAGGAAGACCCGGATACCAAAGGGATCGTGATGATCGGCGAGATCGGCGGAGATGCCGAGGAGCAGGCTGCCGAGTTCATCAGAGAGCACGTCACCAAACCGGTGGCTGCCTACATCGCCGGGGTCACGGCGCCAAAGGGCAAGAAGATGGGCCACGCGGGGGCGATCATCTCCGGTTCCAAGGGCACCGCGGCCGCCAAGATGGAGGCGCTGCAGGCCGTCGGTGTCACCGTTCTCGACGATCCGACGATGATCGGTGTGGCCATGAAGGAGCTGCTCGGATCCTGATTCACCCGTTCTCGTGACGCTTCGGCGGGATTATTCCTGTCCAGCGTCACGAGAACGGGTCAGGCATTCTCGATCGGGCGCAGCACGAACCAGGTGTATGCGATGCCGGTGCCGTAAAGGATCAACATCGCCACGAACAGCACGGCGAATCCCGGCCCGAAACCGAGCTTGCTTCTGATCCAGCCCGACAACAACGGTCCGACGGTCCACCCGGCCGTCCAGACCATCGCTTCGGCTGCCGCGAGCGACGGACGCCAAGCCTCCTTGACCTGTCCCATCGTGAACTCGGCGTAGATCGGGTTGGCTGCGTTCATCAACGCCGACCGGACGAACAGCGCTATGGCGACCGCAGCGAAGCTGCCGGAGAAACCCAGCATCGCAATGAATGGCAGTGACAGCGTTTGGACGATCACGATGCTCGCAGTCTTGCCGAACCGCTCTGCGACGATCGGTTGGAGCATCACGGCAACGGCCATGCCCAGCTGGGACCATGCGAAGACGGCACCGAGGGCTGCAAAGGACACTCCGAACTTGCCTTCGACGAAGATGTTGAGGAACGGGATGATCAACCCTGCACCGAGACCGATGAAGATGTTTGGCACCAGCAGGATCAGGATGATCCTCCTGGCGGGGCGAGGAATATGCCACAGCTTGCCCCCTATCGGTTCCGCCGGCCTGACTTCGGTGAGCTTCCAGAGGGGGAGCGCGGTGATCAGGTAGAGCACTGCGGCGACCATGACCGTCCACTGAATTGCCTGGAGGCTCTTCGGATCGAAGCCGCCGATCCTGGCGAAGAACGACGGGAGCCAGCCACCCGCGAGGCTGCCGAAGAACCCGGCGACGAGGTTTGCCGCGAACTGCGCCGAGAACAGGTACGTGCGGTTCGCCTGCGGTTCGAGTGCGGTCATCAGTGGGCTCGGCACCACCCAGAAGGCCATGCCGCCGAGCCCGATCAGGAAGATCGACATCATCGCGGGCACGATGCTGTGTGAAAGGGACAGCCCCAGGAGACCCAGACCGGCGGCGAACGCTCCCATCCGCATCATGCGCACGTACCCGGTGCGTTCCGAGAGGCGAGCCACGGGGAGGGCGAGTATGAGGGCGACGAGGTTGGGCACGGCGTTGGCGATGCCGACCATGGTCTGGGAGAAACCGAGGCCCTCGAACAGGAAGTTCAGCAGCAGCCAGGTGACGCTGAACGAGAAACCCCACAGCGTCGCGGCGACGAGGAACCAGCGCGAATCACGCGTGAACGATCGAACGTGGGTGATTGCTCTGAGCACCGGCGCATGGTAGATACCCTCCTTTCTCGTCAATGCCGGCGTCGAATGGCGACGCGTCCATTGACGGGAATTCAGCCTCTCTTTTCTCGTCAATGCCGGCGTCGAATGGCGACGCGTCCATTGACGAGAATCTTGAAGGGGGTTCTCGTAGACTCGTGGAACGTCACCAAAGCGAGGGAAACCGTGACCGTGTTCATCATCATCGTTGTCGCGCTTGCCGTGTGGTTCTTCGGCATGTACAACAGCCTGGTCAAGCTCCGGAACCGCACCGACAACGCGTGGGCGCAGATCGACGTGCAGCTCAAACGTAGGTACGACTTGATTCCCAACCTCGTCGAGACGGTCAAGGGGTATGCCGCTCACGAGAAATCCACCTTTGAACAGGTTGTCGCCGCCCGCAACCGGGCAATGGCCGCGAGCAGTGTCCAAGAGAAGGCCCAGGCCGAGAACATGCTGACCGCTGCCCTGCGGCAACTGTTCGCGCTCGCCGAGGCGTACCCGGAACTCAAGGCGAGTGTGAACTTCTCCGAGCTTCAGGCCCAACTCACCGACACGGAGAACAAGATCGCGGTTGCTCGCCAGATCTACAACGACTCGGTGCTGAGCCTCAACAACCGGGTTCAGACCGTTCCGTCGAACATCGTGGCCGGAATTGCGGGGTTCGAGACGCGTGAGTACTTCGATGCACCCGATGAGGCCGACCAGGCCCCTCAGGTGAGCTTCTGATCGTGCGCCGAATCGGTGTCGTCACACTTCTGGCGGCCCTTGCCGTCGCCGTCCTTGCCGGTCCCGCCGCGGCCAGAGGATTCGACACGACGCGCGCCGTCGTCGAGGTGCAGGTGCAGACCGATGGATCCCTTCTCGTGACCGAACGCATCACCTTCGACTTCGACGGCGCATTCGGCGGCGCCTATCGCGATATTCCCCTCGGCCCCGGTGAGGAGATCGTCGACGTATCGGTGTCGGAAGACGGCACCGTCTATCAACCTGGTGCGTCCGCAGAACTCGGTTCCGCCGGCGCTCCCGACACATTCGGCGTCGTACGGCAGGGCAACCTCGTACGCATCGTCTGGCACTATGCCGCAGCCAACGAGCAGCGTACGTTCACGGTGTCATATCGCTTTCTCGGGCTGACCAAAGCCTATGACGATGTCGTCGATGTCAACCTCCAGGTGTGGGGCGACCAGTGGAAAGGCGGACTCGACTCGCTCACTGCGACGATGACCCTGCCCGATACGCCGTCCGATGTCCGGGTGTGGGGGCATCCAGCGAGTGTCAACGGTTCAACCTCTCTCGGCGCGGGCGGCGCCTCGCCCACACTCGAGGCGAGCGGAATCCCGGCCCAACAGTTCGTCGAGATGCGCGTCGTGTTCCCACGATCCGCCTTGAGCTCGACATCCGGCGCGACCGAGATCGCAGGGGACGGCTTGCCACAGATCCTCGCGGAGGAGAAGGCCGAAGCAGCTCGCGCTTCTCGCGATCGAGCCGCGATGCGCTTCTTGGCCATCGCCCTCGTGGCCATCACGTTCGTACCCGCACTGGGCGCCGTCGCCTGGCTCTACCTGCGCTACGGTCGAGAGCCGCGAGTCGACTATGACCGTGAGTATGAGCAGGAACCGCCATCGGACGATCCGCCGGTGATCGTCGGTGGGCTTCTCTCCCAGGGAACGGTCGGTATCCCGGAGTTCACCGCAACCATGTTCGATCTGATCCGTAAAGGTGTTCTGACTGCGAGGCCCGTCACGATCGAGCGCAAGACGTGGGGTGGCTTGCGAACCGAGCAGATCTCCGACCTGGAGATCGGACTTGGTGACACGAGCATGGCACTGACCGCCGCAGAGCGCCCCGTTGTGACGGTGATGAAGAGAGTCCTTGCCTCGGGTCCCCAGCCGCTGACCGAGTTCAGAGATCTGATCAGAGAGGACGCTGCGGCGAATGCCGAGACATACAAGGTGTTCCAGAAGGAAGCCAGAAAGGCGTTGATCCGTCGAAGGCTGCTGGACACCTCCGGCACCAAGCCGATGTGGGTCATCGGCGGTGTCATGTTCGGGCTGATCTTCATCGGGATGTTCGCGCTTGCCCCACTGTCGGAGAGCAGGTGGGGGTCGGTCCTCGTTCCGGGTCTGCTGCTGGCATTCTTCGTCAACTCGACCATCCTCGGCGTGTTTGCCGTCGCCAGGAAGGGTTGGGTGAAGCGCACCGGCGCGGGTGCGCAACTGGCGGTTCGTTGGGAGGCGTTCCGGCGGTATCTGCAGGACTTCAGTCGTCTCGAGGAAGCGCCGGCGATCTCCCTGACTCTATGGGATCGTTACCTCGTCTACGCGGTGGCGCTCGGAGTCGCCGAGGACGTCCTGAAGGCGGCCCGGTTGCAGGCGCCCCCGGAATTGGAGCAGCAGAGCAGTCTGTACTGGTACGGAACCCAGGGGTACTCCGGTGGACACAGCACCAACGCGCTCGCCGCTGTTGGGAGTGCTCTGAGCGGTGCGTTCGCCGCACCCTCGTCGTCCGGCGGGGGAGGGGGTTTCAGCGGCGGCGGAGGTGGCGGCGGCGGGGGTGGTGGCGGCGGCGCCTGGTGACACCCGCTTTCCTGTCAATGCAGGCGTCGAATGCCGACGCTTGCATTGACAGGAAACTCATTTCTGCCGGCCGTACGACGTCATGTCGGTGCCGACGTGGAGGGCCGAGCACGTTCCCGTCTCCGATCCCAGTGGGCGAACACGGCCGTGCCCAGCAGCGTCCAGGCCGCCGCGGTGAAGAACATCGTCTGGTAGCTACCGAAGTGGATCGCCGCGCCGAGTGCAGGCGCGCCGATGAGGGCACCCAGGTCGAAGAGACCGGTGAAGATGGCGATGGCAGAGCCGCGGTCGGCTTTTCGGGAACGGGTCACGACCAGGGCGAGCATGATGGGGAACGCGTACGCATGTCCTGTTCCACACAGGAGACCGGCGACGACGACCGCGGTGCCGCTGCCGGCGAGTGCGAGCACGACGAAGCCGATCGTTGCCGAGGCGAGCGCCGGGTACAGCACCTTCATCTGGCCCACACGATCGGGTAGGGAGCCCGCGAAGAGGCGCAGCGCGATTGCGATACCCGAGTAGGCGGCGAAGAATGCGCCAACCGATCCGATCCCGGTCTCGACCACGAACGTCTTCAGGAATGTGAAATAGGCGGTGAGCGCCACCGCGAACACGAAGGTCAGCCACCACAGCGGCTGCAGGTCGGGGGCTGTCACCGATGCCCAGAAGCGCAGAGGGACCGACGTGCCTCTGGGAGCATCGTGAAGCGGGAGAGAGAGGAGAAGAGCGAACCCGGCGAATCCGAGTGCGGTGAGAAACAGGTGGGTGAAGGGTCCGGCTCCGAGGATGATATCGCCGAGCAGACCGCCGAGGGCGATCGGCAGGAGCCCGGAGACCCCGAAGAGGGCGAGC contains:
- a CDS encoding DUF2207 domain-containing protein; the encoded protein is MRRIGVVTLLAALAVAVLAGPAAARGFDTTRAVVEVQVQTDGSLLVTERITFDFDGAFGGAYRDIPLGPGEEIVDVSVSEDGTVYQPGASAELGSAGAPDTFGVVRQGNLVRIVWHYAAANEQRTFTVSYRFLGLTKAYDDVVDVNLQVWGDQWKGGLDSLTATMTLPDTPSDVRVWGHPASVNGSTSLGAGGASPTLEASGIPAQQFVEMRVVFPRSALSSTSGATEIAGDGLPQILAEEKAEAARASRDRAAMRFLAIALVAITFVPALGAVAWLYLRYGREPRVDYDREYEQEPPSDDPPVIVGGLLSQGTVGIPEFTATMFDLIRKGVLTARPVTIERKTWGGLRTEQISDLEIGLGDTSMALTAAERPVVTVMKRVLASGPQPLTEFRDLIREDAAANAETYKVFQKEARKALIRRRLLDTSGTKPMWVIGGVMFGLIFIGMFALAPLSESRWGSVLVPGLLLAFFVNSTILGVFAVARKGWVKRTGAGAQLAVRWEAFRRYLQDFSRLEEAPAISLTLWDRYLVYAVALGVAEDVLKAARLQAPPELEQQSSLYWYGTQGYSGGHSTNALAAVGSALSGAFAAPSSSGGGGGFSGGGGGGGGGGGGGAW
- the sucC gene encoding ADP-forming succinate--CoA ligase subunit beta, with the translated sequence MDLLEYQGKSLFARIGVPVPDGRAATTAEEARDAARELGGTVVVKAQVQVGGRGKAGGIKLAETPDEAYERAEKILGMDIKGHTVHRVWIERASKIKAEYYASFTLDRSAKKHLGMISAKGGVEIEQVAATEPDAVVKVHIDPVMGLPNWLATEMVYRAKLDPGAARGAIALLKKLYQAFVEFDCDLVEVNPMILTEDGEVMALDAKVTLDENGFFRHKDFPAFAKEHVIPPVERMAKERGLNFIKLDGDVGIIGNGAGLVMSTLDVVSLVGGKAANFLDVGGGAGADTITNALEVLMEDASVKIVLINIFGGITRCDLVAQGVLEAFERLDLPWPIVVRLDGTNAEEGRKILGRVQSDKLVPAATMREAAEKAVQLAGGEVG
- a CDS encoding MFS transporter, encoding MPKLLTRRFTLAWLANLSQAMAWALFIHFPGFLLGLGASEVEIGLLIGLTALASVVVRPWVGRAMDVYGRRPVIIVGNLGNIATLTLYLTVTGLGPWIYVVQILHGFATALLFTSLFTYGADQVPSARRTEGLALFGVSGLLPIALGGLLGDIILGAGPFTHLFLTALGFAGFALLLSLPLHDAPRGTSVPLRFWASVTAPDLQPLWWLTFVFAVALTAYFTFLKTFVVETGIGSVGAFFAAYSGIAIALRLFAGSLPDRVGQMKVLYPALASATIGFVVLALAGSGTAVVVAGLLCGTGHAYAFPIMLALVVTRSRKADRGSAIAIFTGLFDLGALIGAPALGAAIHFGSYQTMFFTAAAWTLLGTAVFAHWDRRRERARPSTSAPT
- a CDS encoding MFS transporter, whose amino-acid sequence is MLRAITHVRSFTRDSRWFLVAATLWGFSFSVTWLLLNFLFEGLGFSQTMVGIANAVPNLVALILALPVARLSERTGYVRMMRMGAFAAGLGLLGLSLSHSIVPAMMSIFLIGLGGMAFWVVPSPLMTALEPQANRTYLFSAQFAANLVAGFFGSLAGGWLPSFFARIGGFDPKSLQAIQWTVMVAAVLYLITALPLWKLTEVRPAEPIGGKLWHIPRPARRIILILLVPNIFIGLGAGLIIPFLNIFVEGKFGVSFAALGAVFAWSQLGMAVAVMLQPIVAERFGKTASIVIVQTLSLPFIAMLGFSGSFAAVAIALFVRSALMNAANPIYAEFTMGQVKEAWRPSLAAAEAMVWTAGWTVGPLLSGWIRSKLGFGPGFAVLFVAMLILYGTGIAYTWFVLRPIENA
- a CDS encoding LemA family protein gives rise to the protein MATRPLTRILKGVLVDSWNVTKARETVTVFIIIVVALAVWFFGMYNSLVKLRNRTDNAWAQIDVQLKRRYDLIPNLVETVKGYAAHEKSTFEQVVAARNRAMAASSVQEKAQAENMLTAALRQLFALAEAYPELKASVNFSELQAQLTDTENKIAVARQIYNDSVLSLNNRVQTVPSNIVAGIAGFETREYFDAPDEADQAPQVSF
- the tal gene encoding transaldolase translates to MSSRLHAVAAQGQSIWLDSISQELLKPTGLPRMMDDDAITGVTSNPSIFAAAIIGSADYDGPLGDMAGRGASTDEIYTALVTGDIQAACDVMRPVFDRTDGVDGYVSVEVSPDLAHDTTATVAEARGWVKRVDRPNLLIKVPATVEGIPAVRKLIAEGISVNVTLIFALDRYGEVAEAYLGGLEGLVAVGGDVSRVASVASFFVSRVDTEVDKRLEGIGTDDALALRGKAAIANARAAYGAFLETFSGDRWQALVAKGAHIQRPLWASTSTKNPAYSDVMYVEDLVAPNTVNTVPISTIEAYQDHGNPDPKVFTSTDIAAAVKTLDQLATVGIDYEDVVQVLEDEGVRKFADAYHKLLASIDEKRSAPAS
- a CDS encoding cobalamin B12-binding domain-containing protein gives rise to the protein MPRRILIAKPGLDGHDRGAKVIARALRDAGNEVIYSGLHQTPEQIVDTAIQEDVDAIGLSVLSGAHMTLFPRVVQLLAEQGIHDIVVFGGGIIPDDDIAKLKDAGLSGIFTPGTPLSEITDWVASNIQEH
- the sucD gene encoding succinate--CoA ligase subunit alpha, with translation MAIIIDESTKVVVQGLTGKEGQFHALRNRDYGTNVVAGTRPGKGGEEVSGIPIFDTVSQAVEATGANTSLIFVPPPFAADAVLEAAAAGVDVIVCITEGIPAQDEAKVFNYLKETMPDTMLIGPNCPGLISPGKSNVGIMPDSITAPGNIGVVSRSGTLTYQAVHELTTHGLGQTTCIGIGGDPVPGTTFIDVLALFQEDPDTKGIVMIGEIGGDAEEQAAEFIREHVTKPVAAYIAGVTAPKGKKMGHAGAIISGSKGTAAAKMEALQAVGVTVLDDPTMIGVAMKELLGS
- a CDS encoding NAD-dependent epimerase/dehydratase family protein; the encoded protein is MNNLAVVTGASGHLGANLVRRLVADGRPVRVVLLPDDPAPALAGLDIERVTGDVLDEESLRQVFRGAGTVFHLAGIISIEGGYGGKVVAVNVGGVRNAAEAALAEGVNRFVHCSSIHAFDPLPLRRAVDERRARPSNGGRAAYDRSKAAGEIELRKVVERGLDAVTINPTGVIGPYDFQPSRMGRVLLMLRAGRLPVLPDGGFNWVDVRDVAEALLLGETKGRSGESYIAAGHWQSMRELAELVAAVTGARLPPVIPMGIARFGAPLVGFVDHRLGRNPLFTSESVRALRTYRHIDHAKATRTLGYMPRPTRDTIEDVFRWFAEAGVIERVGAPKLSARASLRAWWRSVGHERARRQSV